In Spinacia oleracea cultivar Varoflay chromosome 5, BTI_SOV_V1, whole genome shotgun sequence, a single window of DNA contains:
- the LOC110804694 gene encoding uncharacterized protein produces MSTPFCENIMNAPKESKVKTPTIEAYDGTTDPYMHLVAYRHYMYVQGTNEATWCKYFPATLKGVASKWFERLPPGSIASFNKLQTLFSTKFMAYKEERKTSMHLGCIQQGKDESLRIYVKSFNLEAGQIPDLPDGVSFDNFIRGLKKGSLKFGLVKKSVRTMAEVLDKAEAFIHATEICSASKDGKAGEATDSSGKKEKIHRKVPRVNGTWALSKEHDTNSPGFDLERPFPMKSPAESRDPNLYCQFHEDIGHDTEDCRSLKRALDGLASKGHLKNYLQRSTHDTGKNQYKKNKSPVSATEGNHSEGGFVAVISGGPAAGGPTMR; encoded by the exons ATGAGCACTCCCTTCTGTGAGAACATAATGAACGCCCCGAAAGAGTCTAAAGTCAAAACTCCCACCATTGAAGCTTATGATGGTACAACCGACCCATACATGCACCTAGTTGCATACCGTCACtacatgtatgttcaaggaaccaatGAGGCCACATGGTGCAAATATTTCCCAGCTACCCTTAAAGGCGTAGCGTCCAAATGGTTTGAACGACTGCCCCCAGGATCAATTGCTTCCTTTAACAAGCTACAAACCTTGTTCTCCACCAAGTTCATGGcatacaaggaagaaaggaaaacaagcatgCACTTGGGATGCATTCAACAAGGAAAGGACGAGTCTTTGCGAATCTATGTTAAGAGCTTCAATCTAGAAGCAGGACAGATCCCAGATCTGCCCGATGGCGTCTCTTTCGATAATTTTATCAGAGGATTGAAGAAAGGGTCACTCAAGTTTGGCTTGGTTAAAAAAAGTGTCCGGACGATGGCTGAAGTCTTGGACAAGGCGGAAGCCTTTATTcatgcaacagaaatatgcagTGCGTCCAAGGATGGAAAGGCTGGTGAAGCGACGGACTCCTCAGGGAAGAAAGAGAAGATACACAGGAAAGTCCCACGAGTAAATGGTACTTGGGCTCTTTCGAAAGAACATGATACCAATTCTCCCGG GTTCGACCTTGAACGGCCCTTCCCCATGAAATCTCCTGCTGAGAGTCGAGATCCTAATCTGTATTGCCAGTTCCACGAAGATATAGGACATGACACCGAGGATTGCAGGAGCCTGAAGAGAGCCCTGGACGGCCTAGCCTCCAAGGGGCACCTAAAGAACTACTTGCAAAGAAGCACTCACGACACGGGAAAAAATCAGTACAAGAAAAACAAGTCACCTGTCTCAGCTACAGAAGGAAATCACAGCGAAGGgggatttgtagccgtcatatcagGAGGACCAGCTGCTGGGGGGCCCACCATGAGGTAA